One window of Methanobacterium alcaliphilum genomic DNA carries:
- a CDS encoding tRNA (adenine-N1)-methyltransferase produces MRILMDDRGKKYILDEGQDFHNDLGIIKKEELENCVPGDILKTHKEHEVKVIQANVNDFIELMERKCSILLPKDIGIVIAYTGLGCGDKVVDAGTGAGAIALHFANVVGKEGEVHSYEIREDFTKIAQKNVKQFGFDNITIKNQDIKEGIDEEEVDLIFLDLPKPYEMMESVFDALKSGGWLAVYAPYIEQVQILNRIAKKIGFNEINTIECILREMEVKSKGTRPKTRMVGHTGYLSFARKL; encoded by the coding sequence GTGCGGATTTTAATGGATGATAGAGGAAAGAAATACATACTTGACGAAGGTCAGGATTTTCATAATGATTTAGGTATCATAAAAAAAGAAGAACTAGAAAACTGTGTACCAGGTGACATTTTAAAAACCCATAAAGAGCATGAAGTTAAAGTTATCCAGGCTAATGTGAATGATTTCATAGAGTTAATGGAACGTAAGTGTTCTATTTTACTTCCCAAAGATATAGGAATAGTTATAGCATATACGGGTCTTGGATGTGGAGACAAAGTTGTAGATGCTGGTACCGGAGCGGGAGCCATAGCTCTCCATTTTGCCAATGTAGTTGGTAAGGAAGGTGAAGTCCACAGTTATGAAATTCGAGAAGATTTTACCAAAATTGCCCAGAAAAATGTGAAGCAATTTGGTTTCGATAATATAACTATAAAAAATCAGGATATTAAAGAAGGTATAGATGAAGAAGAAGTTGATCTCATATTTCTAGACCTCCCTAAACCATATGAAATGATGGAAAGCGTTTTTGATGCTTTGAAAAGTGGTGGATGGTTAGCTGTTTATGCCCCTTATATTGAACAGGTTCAGATTTTAAATAGGATAGCAAAAAAAATAGGATTTAATGAGATAAATACAATAGAATGCATACTACGTGAAATGGAAGTTAAATCAAAAGGTACCAGGCCAAAAACTCGTATGGTGGGCCATACCGGTTATTTAAGTTTTGCTCGGAAATTATAA
- the pyrB gene encoding aspartate carbamoyltransferase translates to MSFSLKNVISIKDFSKKDINYILKEAEGMEPIARSQKTSQVMTGRILGMMFYEPSTRTRLSFETAMKRMSGGVIGFAETGASSVTKGENLADTARMVAEYADALVIRHNLEGAARYVSDIVNVPVINAGDGAGQHPTQTLLDLYTMRRIFGKIDGLKVALIGDLKYGRTVHSLSYALGMFGVKMSFVSPPELRMPPEILHDLKQNKVVAQETNNLQDVLDEVDILYVTRIQKERFPDPEEYSRIKGAYQIDASLIKGKDLIVMHPLPRVDEVSPDLDDTPYGKYFEQAFYGVPVRMALLNSLLSSF, encoded by the coding sequence ATGTCCTTTTCTCTTAAAAACGTTATTTCTATTAAAGATTTTAGTAAAAAAGATATAAATTATATTTTAAAAGAAGCAGAAGGGATGGAACCCATTGCCAGATCACAAAAAACATCTCAAGTCATGACAGGTCGAATACTTGGAATGATGTTTTATGAACCATCCACCCGAACCAGGCTTTCCTTTGAAACTGCAATGAAAAGAATGAGTGGTGGAGTAATAGGATTTGCTGAAACAGGTGCGAGTTCTGTAACTAAAGGAGAAAATTTAGCTGATACTGCGAGAATGGTTGCTGAATATGCTGATGCTCTGGTTATAAGACACAACTTGGAAGGAGCAGCTAGATATGTATCAGATATTGTAAATGTCCCTGTGATAAATGCTGGAGACGGTGCAGGGCAGCACCCAACCCAAACATTGTTGGATCTTTATACTATGCGCCGGATTTTTGGAAAAATAGATGGTTTGAAAGTGGCATTAATAGGTGATTTAAAATATGGTAGAACAGTTCACTCCCTTTCTTATGCTTTAGGTATGTTTGGAGTGAAAATGAGTTTTGTTTCACCTCCAGAGCTACGCATGCCTCCAGAAATTCTTCATGATTTAAAACAAAACAAAGTAGTTGCTCAGGAAACCAATAATTTACAGGATGTTCTAGACGAAGTAGATATATTGTATGTTACCAGAATACAAAAAGAACGATTCCCTGATCCTGAAGAGTACTCACGAATTAAAGGTGCCTATCAAATAGATGCTTCACTTATTAAAGGTAAAGACTTAATTGTAATGCACCCATTACCACGTGTTGATGAAGTATCTCCTGATTTAGATGATACTCCCTATGGTAAATATTTTGAACAGGCATTTTATGGTGTTCCAGTTAGGATGGCTCTTTTAAATAGTTTATTAAGTTCTTTTTAA
- a CDS encoding 30S ribosomal protein S15 codes for MANKPDWVEYSNEEIEELILKLTKEGNSTSKIGIILRDQYGIPDVKLITGKKITKILEDHGQKPEYPEDIMNLIRKAVNIRDHLKENPKDLHTKRGLQVIESQIRRLGRYYVNEGVLPEGWRYDPQKAALLVK; via the coding sequence ATGGCAAACAAACCTGATTGGGTTGAATACTCAAATGAAGAAATTGAAGAACTAATATTAAAATTAACTAAAGAAGGAAACTCCACCAGTAAAATTGGAATCATCTTAAGAGACCAGTATGGTATCCCTGATGTCAAATTAATCACTGGTAAAAAAATTACCAAAATCTTAGAGGACCATGGGCAAAAACCAGAATACCCTGAAGATATAATGAATCTCATCCGTAAAGCAGTAAACATACGGGACCATTTAAAAGAAAATCCTAAAGATTTACACACCAAACGAGGATTACAGGTCATTGAATCCCAGATTCGACGTTTAGGTAGATATTACGTTAATGAAGGTGTACTCCCAGAAGGATGGAGATATGACCCACAAAAAGCAGCACTCCTTGTTAAATAG
- a CDS encoding DUF2299 domain-containing protein, translated as MTKIEDNIQKWMADEGYFRQRVPDDTANFHFMVNYPEGHVIDIIQPKGKVDMVVIGCATNVSPEHLNAMQKISYDEREEFIWEFRFTLNNFLVDFQLQHPDNILQSFVVSEEIYEDGMNKDRLISTVKRVFRAKLQGLWKIQHKFGEVEKDEFHSDSMYV; from the coding sequence GACTAAAATCGAAGACAACATACAAAAATGGATGGCGGACGAAGGATATTTCCGTCAAAGAGTTCCAGACGATACTGCAAACTTTCACTTTATGGTTAACTACCCTGAAGGACATGTTATAGACATAATTCAACCAAAGGGAAAAGTAGATATGGTTGTTATTGGATGTGCTACAAATGTAAGCCCCGAACATTTGAATGCAATGCAAAAAATATCATATGATGAAAGGGAAGAATTTATTTGGGAATTCAGATTCACATTGAATAATTTCCTAGTGGATTTCCAACTACAGCACCCAGATAATATTTTACAAAGTTTTGTTGTTAGTGAAGAGATATATGAAGATGGAATGAATAAGGACAGGCTCATATCAACTGTAAAAAGAGTATTTAGAGCTAAATTACAAGGTCTGTGGAAAATACAGCATAAATTTGGCGAAGTAGAAAAAGACGAATTCCATTCAGATAGTATGTACGTTTAA
- a CDS encoding bifunctional N(6)-L-threonylcarbamoyladenine synthase/serine/threonine protein kinase — protein sequence MSNKICIGIEGTAEKTGVGIVDSEGNILALEGKQLIPASGGIHPREAAEHHAQWIPYLIEKSVHEADLKFSEIDLIAFSRGPGLGPALRTVATAARTLALSLNKPIVGVNHCLGHVEIGRLTTEAQDPVSLYVSGGNTQVIAFESGRYRVFGETLDIAVGNMLDQFGREVGLGHPGGPVVEKLALEANKYIDLPYAVKGMDLSFSGLLTAALRKHAKNVRIEDLCYSLQETAFAMLVEVTERALSHTMKQEIMLCGGVAANTRLREMLAVMSEEHYVDFFMPPVKYCGDNGAMIAWMGQLVYEKKGGQKIEDTTVIQRYRTDEVDVPWMKSYNKKLTLPDEILAKGAEANIYTGNWLDEDVLIKERIPKNYRIIEIDDKLRKSRTKKEARLLSQAKRCGVRTPIIFDIDLENKSLVMEKIEGQLVKDAIINSSPTLMNKTCQNIGESIALLHDCGIIHGDLTTSNIILKDSIDLIFLDFGLGKFSDLVEDKGVDLLVLKKALGSTHYQIAHKCFSAVMKGYQKSNDYKEVLDKISEIEGRGRYTS from the coding sequence ATGTCAAATAAAATCTGTATAGGTATTGAAGGAACTGCAGAAAAAACAGGAGTAGGTATTGTCGATTCAGAGGGCAATATATTGGCCTTGGAAGGAAAACAATTGATACCTGCTTCGGGAGGGATACATCCCCGGGAAGCAGCAGAACATCACGCACAGTGGATTCCATACCTAATTGAAAAATCAGTACATGAAGCAGATCTTAAATTTTCCGAAATCGATTTAATAGCATTCTCCCGAGGTCCTGGTCTTGGTCCGGCCCTTAGAACCGTGGCCACAGCAGCTCGAACCCTAGCTTTGAGTTTAAATAAACCAATTGTTGGGGTAAATCACTGCCTAGGGCATGTAGAAATAGGTCGACTCACCACAGAGGCCCAGGATCCTGTTTCACTTTATGTTAGTGGAGGTAATACACAAGTGATTGCCTTTGAAAGTGGTCGTTATCGTGTTTTTGGAGAAACTCTGGATATTGCAGTAGGCAACATGCTTGATCAATTTGGAAGAGAAGTCGGCCTAGGCCATCCTGGAGGTCCTGTGGTTGAAAAATTAGCTCTTGAAGCAAATAAATACATAGATCTTCCTTATGCTGTAAAAGGGATGGATCTTTCATTTTCAGGCCTGCTAACTGCTGCACTGAGAAAACATGCCAAAAATGTTAGAATAGAAGACCTCTGCTACAGTCTGCAGGAAACCGCATTTGCCATGCTGGTTGAAGTTACCGAAAGGGCCTTATCCCATACCATGAAACAGGAAATCATGCTTTGTGGAGGAGTTGCAGCCAACACCCGTTTAAGGGAAATGTTAGCTGTAATGAGTGAAGAGCATTATGTGGATTTTTTTATGCCTCCTGTGAAGTACTGTGGAGACAATGGGGCTATGATTGCATGGATGGGGCAGTTAGTCTACGAAAAAAAGGGCGGACAAAAAATTGAAGATACCACCGTAATCCAGCGCTACCGTACTGATGAGGTAGATGTACCTTGGATGAAAAGTTATAATAAAAAACTAACATTGCCTGATGAAATTTTAGCTAAAGGTGCAGAAGCCAATATATATACTGGAAACTGGTTAGATGAAGATGTTTTAATTAAAGAAAGGATACCTAAAAATTATCGTATAATTGAAATAGATGATAAACTTAGAAAATCCAGAACGAAAAAAGAGGCCAGACTTTTATCTCAAGCCAAACGATGCGGAGTCCGCACCCCTATAATTTTTGATATTGATCTGGAAAATAAGTCTTTGGTAATGGAAAAAATTGAAGGTCAATTAGTTAAAGATGCAATCATCAATTCATCCCCCACTTTAATGAACAAAACATGCCAGAATATTGGTGAGAGTATTGCCCTCCTTCATGATTGTGGAATTATTCACGGCGATCTAACCACATCTAATATCATTTTAAAAGACAGTATTGATCTAATATTTCTGGACTTTGGGCTGGGTAAGTTTTCAGACTTAGTGGAAGATAAAGGTGTAGATTTACTGGTTCTTAAGAAGGCCTTGGGAAGTACCCACTACCAAATTGCCCATAAATGTTTTAGTGCTGTAATGAAAGGTTATCAAAAATCTAACGATTATAAGGAAGTATTAGATAAAATAAGTGAAATTGAAGGTAGGGGAAGATATACTTCCTGA
- a CDS encoding aconitase X gives MQLTHEEEKMYQGEYGETIRKSMEILVALGDIYEAEELVDITSAQVSGVSYKTIGDAGLEYLEDLAKDPQAKTKVPSTLNPAGVDLDIWEELGFSTEFTEHQKRIVGAYGKMDVMTTCTCTPYLIGNVPLQGSHIAWSESSAVAYGNSVLGARTNREGGPGALAAAICGKTPCYGFHLKENRTANILIEVECDLQGADYGALGYLVGQEVGDGVPYFKMKNRPLSDNLKSLGAALASSGAVALYHVEKVTPEYQNAQIEDVKDKITVTKNDIKQIRENLSTSSEKADLICLGCPHASLEEIRNIAESLQGKKLKNELWLCTSINMKAAAERMGYKKMIEKAGGKLVCDTCMVVAPIEELGFEVIGVDSAKAANYVPSMCGLEVVFDDFKNLIVEK, from the coding sequence ATGCAGCTTACCCATGAAGAAGAAAAAATGTATCAGGGAGAGTATGGAGAAACCATTAGAAAAAGCATGGAAATTCTAGTGGCTCTGGGAGACATATACGAAGCCGAAGAATTAGTAGATATAACTTCAGCTCAAGTTTCAGGAGTTTCCTACAAGACTATTGGAGACGCAGGTCTGGAATATTTAGAAGATTTGGCCAAGGACCCCCAAGCCAAGACAAAAGTACCATCCACTCTAAATCCTGCAGGGGTTGATCTAGACATATGGGAAGAATTAGGGTTCTCTACAGAGTTCACCGAGCATCAAAAGCGCATTGTGGGTGCTTATGGAAAAATGGATGTAATGACCACCTGTACATGCACACCATATCTTATTGGAAATGTTCCATTACAAGGTTCTCATATTGCATGGTCAGAATCTTCTGCTGTAGCGTATGGAAATTCAGTTTTAGGTGCTAGAACAAATCGTGAAGGAGGCCCTGGTGCTTTAGCTGCTGCAATTTGTGGAAAAACTCCCTGTTATGGTTTTCACCTCAAAGAAAACCGAACCGCAAATATCTTAATAGAAGTAGAGTGTGATTTGCAGGGAGCAGATTATGGTGCACTAGGATATCTGGTAGGTCAAGAAGTGGGAGACGGTGTTCCATACTTTAAAATGAAAAATAGGCCACTTTCAGATAATCTAAAAAGTTTAGGGGCTGCACTTGCCTCTTCAGGAGCCGTAGCACTTTACCATGTGGAAAAAGTAACACCAGAATATCAAAATGCTCAGATTGAAGATGTTAAGGATAAAATAACCGTGACTAAAAATGATATTAAACAAATACGTGAAAACTTATCCACCAGTAGTGAAAAAGCAGATTTAATCTGTTTAGGATGTCCTCATGCTTCTTTAGAAGAGATTCGAAATATTGCAGAATCATTACAAGGCAAAAAATTAAAAAATGAATTATGGCTCTGTACTTCGATTAATATGAAAGCTGCTGCTGAGAGAATGGGTTACAAAAAGATGATTGAAAAAGCAGGTGGAAAATTAGTATGTGACACTTGTATGGTGGTTGCTCCCATAGAAGAACTTGGTTTTGAAGTTATTGGAGTGGATTCTGCAAAAGCTGCAAATTATGTGCCTAGTATGTGCGGTTTAGAAGTAGTTTTCGATGATTTTAAAAATTTAATTGTAGAAAAATAA
- a CDS encoding XTP/dITP diphosphatase has protein sequence MKVTFITGNQHKVEEAEKIFEKFSIKVQHVNLGYPELQGTLEEVAIFGAKHAAEQLGEPVIVEDAGLFIRALDWFPGPYSAYVQDTIGNSGILKLMENVKDRYAEFRSVIGYCAPNVEPEIFLGAVKGHISNKEKGNQGFAFDPLFYPKEKNKTFGELSTLEKNEFSHRSRSLEKFAVWFKSRDYNKLI, from the coding sequence ATGAAGGTAACATTTATAACTGGTAACCAACACAAAGTAGAAGAAGCAGAGAAAATCTTCGAGAAGTTCAGCATAAAAGTTCAGCATGTTAACCTTGGCTATCCAGAACTTCAGGGAACCCTGGAGGAAGTAGCCATATTTGGCGCAAAACATGCGGCTGAGCAGTTAGGAGAACCCGTTATTGTTGAAGATGCGGGACTGTTTATAAGAGCTTTGGACTGGTTTCCAGGACCATATTCTGCATATGTGCAGGATACTATTGGAAATTCAGGTATTTTAAAGCTAATGGAAAATGTTAAAGACCGATATGCCGAATTCAGGTCGGTGATTGGGTACTGTGCCCCCAATGTCGAGCCCGAGATTTTTTTAGGTGCGGTTAAAGGACATATTTCTAATAAAGAGAAAGGAAATCAAGGTTTTGCTTTCGATCCCCTGTTTTATCCCAAAGAAAAAAATAAAACTTTTGGAGAACTCAGTACTCTTGAAAAAAATGAATTTTCTCATAGGAGCAGATCACTGGAAAAATTTGCAGTGTGGTTTAAAAGCAGGGACTATAATAAACTGATATAG
- a CDS encoding DEAD/DEAH box helicase has protein sequence MEKYISHPLIQPNKVEARLYQQLLAADVLKKGNTMIVAPTALGKTIVAALVGADRLYRYKGSKIVIVAPSKPLVIQHEESFREFLTLTSTTLTGAIKGEERLKRWEDSQIICATPQTIESDLIKGIYDFKDVSLLVFDECHRGVGSYSYVYLASRYLQESQDPLILGLTASPGSDKEKIKCVCENLFIQEVIIKSEDDPDVSPYFNPIEIEWVSVELGEDLKRIKDHLNKALKHRLKMLKNMDILPTISVSKKDLLQARSKVQNRIARSTNPPKECYKAISIIAASINVQHALELLETQGINTLQQYFLRLKKKNTKAAKGLIMDADFAPAMILTRKAYQMGVEHPKLDKLIKILNNEMEKESSKIIVFTQFRDTLENIYQRCQKENINAVKFFGQGKRNGEKGLTQKQQKDIIKGFRMGNYDVLLSTSVAEEGIDIPAVDLVVLYEPVPSEIRMIQRRGRTGRKQSGRMMVLIAKGTRDEGYYWSSVHKERRMKEELGKSSPLKNLEIKPINLDNIKSRAPVKENTSVLEEEIINEKEFSSSEDKPVVYADSREVNSRVLRELTQLGVEVVVKPLAVADYQVSDDVALERKTASDFVSSIADKRLHKQVKEMVEEFNKPLMILEGDNLYSGFMNPNAIRGALASVAVDFRIPILPTRSPEDTAAMIRRIAIREQTHNKPEIQVRTEKKPLTLWEQQLFIVESLPNVGPVNARKLLEEFGSVKEIINASQEDLQRVDGIGKKIARNINKVVEIGFKKIKKEKDQKLID, from the coding sequence ATGGAAAAGTACATCAGCCACCCCCTCATCCAACCAAATAAGGTAGAAGCTCGGCTTTACCAGCAGTTATTAGCTGCAGATGTTTTAAAAAAGGGCAACACTATGATTGTGGCACCTACTGCATTGGGTAAAACTATAGTGGCTGCTTTGGTTGGAGCTGACCGATTGTATAGATACAAAGGATCAAAAATAGTCATAGTAGCTCCCAGCAAACCATTAGTAATTCAACATGAAGAAAGTTTCAGGGAATTTCTAACTTTAACATCCACCACACTCACTGGAGCCATTAAAGGAGAAGAAAGACTTAAGCGGTGGGAAGATTCTCAGATAATTTGTGCCACGCCTCAAACTATTGAATCTGATTTAATTAAAGGGATTTATGATTTTAAGGATGTTTCACTACTGGTTTTTGATGAATGTCATAGGGGAGTAGGATCTTATTCTTATGTTTATTTAGCATCTCGTTATCTTCAGGAATCTCAAGACCCTCTTATTCTAGGGTTAACAGCTTCCCCCGGCTCAGATAAAGAAAAAATAAAATGTGTTTGTGAAAATCTATTTATCCAAGAAGTTATTATTAAAAGTGAGGATGATCCCGATGTTTCACCTTATTTTAATCCTATTGAAATTGAATGGGTTAGTGTAGAACTAGGAGAAGATTTAAAGAGAATAAAAGACCATTTGAACAAGGCATTGAAACATCGCTTGAAGATGCTTAAAAATATGGATATACTCCCCACCATCTCTGTCAGTAAAAAAGATTTACTACAGGCACGTTCTAAAGTTCAAAATAGAATCGCTCGTAGCACTAATCCTCCTAAAGAATGTTACAAAGCTATTTCTATTATCGCTGCTTCTATCAATGTCCAACATGCACTTGAACTTCTGGAAACACAGGGAATAAATACATTACAACAGTATTTTCTTCGATTAAAGAAAAAAAACACTAAAGCCGCCAAGGGATTGATAATGGATGCAGATTTTGCACCAGCCATGATTTTAACTCGTAAAGCGTATCAAATGGGAGTGGAACATCCTAAATTAGATAAATTGATAAAGATTCTCAATAATGAAATGGAGAAAGAAAGTAGTAAAATTATTGTTTTTACACAATTTAGAGATACTCTAGAAAATATATACCAGAGGTGTCAGAAAGAAAATATAAATGCTGTAAAATTTTTCGGGCAGGGAAAAAGGAATGGAGAAAAAGGCCTTACCCAGAAACAGCAGAAAGATATTATTAAAGGGTTTCGTATGGGTAATTATGACGTCCTTTTATCAACAAGTGTAGCTGAAGAAGGTATTGATATTCCCGCCGTGGACCTGGTTGTGCTCTATGAACCAGTTCCCTCAGAAATAAGAATGATTCAACGACGTGGTCGTACTGGAAGAAAGCAAAGTGGGAGAATGATGGTTCTAATTGCCAAAGGTACCCGGGATGAAGGATACTATTGGTCCAGCGTGCATAAAGAAAGACGGATGAAAGAAGAACTTGGAAAATCATCCCCACTAAAAAATTTGGAAATAAAACCCATAAATTTAGATAATATTAAATCAAGGGCTCCAGTGAAAGAAAATACAAGTGTATTAGAAGAGGAGATAATAAATGAGAAAGAATTTTCTTCTTCTGAAGACAAACCAGTGGTATATGCCGATTCTAGAGAAGTTAATTCTAGAGTTTTAAGGGAACTTACCCAACTCGGAGTAGAAGTGGTTGTTAAGCCTTTAGCTGTGGCAGATTATCAGGTGAGTGATGATGTGGCTTTGGAGCGAAAAACTGCTTCGGATTTTGTAAGTTCCATTGCAGATAAAAGGCTGCATAAACAAGTTAAAGAGATGGTAGAAGAATTTAACAAGCCACTCATGATATTAGAGGGAGATAATTTATATTCTGGTTTTATGAATCCTAATGCAATACGAGGTGCCCTGGCATCTGTAGCTGTAGATTTTAGGATCCCCATACTACCAACCAGATCACCAGAAGACACCGCAGCTATGATTCGGAGAATCGCAATTAGAGAACAGACACATAATAAGCCAGAAATTCAGGTGCGGACTGAAAAAAAACCTTTGACCTTATGGGAGCAGCAGTTATTTATTGTGGAATCACTACCTAATGTTGGACCGGTTAATGCCCGTAAACTTTTAGAAGAATTTGGTTCTGTTAAAGAAATCATAAATGCATCTCAAGAAGACTTACAAAGAGTAGATGGTATTGGTAAAAAGATTGCTCGAAATATCAATAAGGTAGTGGAAATTGGTTTTAAAAAAATCAAAAAAGAAAAGGATCAAAAACTTATAGATTGA
- a CDS encoding orc1/cdc6 family replication initiation protein, with protein MNIFDELGDKKTVFKDKQYLDHRFLPDKLPHREDQIKSIAKYWIEALSGVTPPDITIYGKTGTGKTAVAKFAMKQLKEASKDQNINIKTEYIRCTDYTTEYQVIARLCQQMGRDVPYRGWTKAEVINTFRNLFKKNAFGNDLILLVVLDEIDILLRNDGDGLLYTLTRTDNVSILSISNYVDFKKFIKPRVRSSLRDREIVFPPYGAQQLVDILEERSKLSFNEKVLENDVIPLCAALAAKEEGDARYALDLLRTSGELADEKDSDLVQGDYVREAKDYIEHNKITDIIMTLPSQQQRVLESILYLTKRKEEITSGRLYEVYKDISKGDTVSYRRIFDFINELEMLGLISTNTVSRGRAKGRTNIIDLQCDTDVLEDAIWGM; from the coding sequence ATGAACATATTTGATGAGTTAGGGGATAAAAAAACAGTTTTTAAAGATAAACAATATTTAGATCACAGATTTTTACCTGATAAACTTCCTCATAGGGAAGATCAGATAAAATCAATAGCAAAATATTGGATTGAAGCTTTAAGTGGGGTTACACCTCCAGATATTACTATCTACGGTAAAACAGGTACTGGTAAAACAGCTGTTGCTAAATTTGCCATGAAACAACTTAAAGAAGCATCTAAAGATCAAAATATTAATATTAAAACGGAATATATTCGTTGCACTGATTATACGACTGAGTATCAGGTCATCGCACGACTGTGCCAACAGATGGGGCGTGATGTTCCTTACCGTGGGTGGACTAAAGCAGAAGTCATTAACACTTTTAGAAACTTATTTAAAAAAAATGCTTTTGGTAATGATCTTATATTGTTAGTAGTTTTGGATGAAATTGATATTCTTCTAAGAAATGATGGTGATGGTCTGCTTTACACTCTTACTCGTACTGATAATGTATCTATTCTTTCTATTAGTAACTATGTAGACTTTAAGAAATTCATAAAACCTCGAGTCAGAAGCAGTTTACGTGATAGGGAAATAGTTTTTCCACCATATGGTGCTCAACAATTGGTTGATATTTTAGAAGAACGTTCAAAATTATCATTTAACGAAAAAGTATTAGAAAATGATGTAATTCCACTCTGTGCAGCATTAGCTGCTAAAGAAGAAGGAGATGCTAGGTATGCATTAGATCTTCTCAGGACTTCTGGTGAACTTGCAGATGAAAAAGATTCCGATCTTGTTCAGGGTGATTATGTTAGAGAGGCTAAAGATTACATTGAACATAATAAAATAACAGATATTATAATGACACTACCTTCTCAGCAACAAAGAGTCCTAGAATCTATTTTATATTTAACCAAACGTAAGGAAGAAATAACTTCCGGACGTCTCTATGAAGTATATAAAGACATTTCTAAAGGAGATACTGTTTCCTATAGGCGAATTTTTGATTTTATTAATGAACTGGAGATGCTGGGTTTGATTTCCACTAACACTGTTTCCAGAGGAAGAGCTAAAGGTAGAACTAATATAATTGACTTACAGTGTGATACTGATGTTTTAGAGGATGCTATTTGGGGAATGTGA
- a CDS encoding single-stranded-DNA-specific exonuclease RecJ, producing MTHKKQHSLLNRADEACQVLKEHLKRGDIVRIISHNDADGLSAAGVIANAISQEEGQFHISIVPRLRDDFIRKLAQERYKLFFFCDMGSAYLEAISRIKGDVIISDHHQPIDFETGEKITHVNPHLFGIDGSREVSASGVTYLTVRGMEKQSLAGMALAGAFGDMQYYDRFLGINQMILEEGLKANTVEVYQDLKIASKNEEPLYKSLAYTFNPVLPGLTGDLEGSMAFLEKMGVSYGIKFSDLGPEERDILKDELVKLNPQIFSDVFSDARQPQSIRNIEDYSRILDACGKNKKYGLGLGICLGEKNNALEVALDLQRKYRETLVKGLQWIKREGSTVLEHIQYIYAEEKARKSVMGTISSISLSLGLLEADIPLLAISRMDNQVKISSRTIPEMVEAGVDLGQALKDASSSFGGTGGGHDIAAGAMIPYKEMDNFLTLVDEIVGTQLE from the coding sequence ATGACCCACAAAAAGCAGCACTCCTTGTTAAATAGAGCTGATGAAGCTTGTCAGGTGCTCAAAGAGCATCTGAAAAGAGGAGACATTGTGAGGATAATTTCTCACAATGATGCAGACGGTCTTTCTGCAGCAGGAGTAATAGCCAATGCTATATCCCAGGAAGAAGGCCAATTCCATATCAGTATCGTTCCCCGGCTTAGAGATGATTTTATCCGAAAGTTAGCTCAGGAAAGATACAAATTATTCTTTTTTTGCGATATGGGAAGTGCTTACTTAGAGGCTATATCCCGTATTAAAGGAGACGTAATAATATCTGACCATCACCAGCCCATTGATTTTGAAACTGGTGAAAAGATAACCCATGTTAACCCCCATCTATTTGGAATAGACGGTAGTCGTGAAGTAAGTGCATCAGGAGTAACTTACCTGACTGTGAGAGGGATGGAAAAACAATCCTTAGCAGGCATGGCTTTGGCAGGTGCATTTGGTGATATGCAGTATTATGATAGATTTTTAGGTATTAACCAGATGATACTTGAAGAAGGACTAAAAGCTAATACTGTAGAAGTCTACCAGGACCTTAAAATCGCATCAAAAAATGAAGAACCACTGTACAAATCCCTGGCCTACACATTTAACCCTGTTCTGCCCGGCCTTACAGGGGATTTAGAAGGCTCTATGGCATTTTTAGAAAAAATGGGTGTTTCTTATGGGATTAAATTCTCAGATTTAGGTCCGGAAGAGCGAGATATCTTGAAAGATGAGTTGGTAAAATTAAATCCCCAAATTTTCAGTGATGTTTTTAGTGATGCCCGGCAACCACAATCTATCCGAAATATTGAAGATTATTCACGCATTCTGGATGCATGTGGTAAGAACAAGAAATATGGGCTGGGCCTGGGGATTTGCCTTGGTGAAAAAAATAATGCTCTGGAAGTAGCTCTTGACTTACAGCGTAAATATAGAGAAACTCTAGTTAAAGGATTACAATGGATCAAAAGAGAAGGCTCCACTGTTTTAGAGCATATACAATACATTTATGCTGAGGAAAAAGCTCGTAAAAGTGTTATGGGTACAATTTCAAGTATATCTTTATCCTTAGGATTATTGGAAGCAGATATCCCTCTTTTAGCAATATCAAGAATGGATAATCAGGTGAAAATCTCCAGTAGGACCATTCCAGAAATGGTGGAAGCAGGTGTTGATCTAGGTCAAGCCTTAAAAGACGCTTCCAGTAGCTTTGGAGGTACTGGTGGAGGTCACGACATAGCCGCGGGTGCTATGATACCTTATAAAGAAATGGATAATTTTTTGACATTAGTAGATGAAATAGTAGGCACTCAACTAGAGTAA